In Cucurbita pepo subsp. pepo cultivar mu-cu-16 chromosome LG04, ASM280686v2, whole genome shotgun sequence, the following are encoded in one genomic region:
- the LOC111793215 gene encoding protein LATERAL ORGAN BOUNDARIES-like isoform X2, whose translation MASSSCYNSPCAACKFLRRKCMPDCIFAPYFPPEEPQKFANVHKIFGASNVTKLLNELLPHQREDAVNSLAYEAEARVRDPVYGCIGAISFLQRQIHRLQKELDAANVDLIRYACNEIPDGGASHVVQPIPDLRPRALDQYHTRILGNEGSSSGYYNQHPPAFPMGYPLPWNENSSGNNINEGGRDDNI comes from the coding sequence ATGGCATCATCAAGTTGTTACAACTCTCCATGTGCTGCTTGCAAGTTcttgagaagaaaatgcatGCCAGATTGCATTTTTGCTCCTTATTTCCCACCAGAAGAGCCTCAAAAGTTTGCCAATGTCCACAAGATCTTTGGGGCAAGCAATGTCACAAAGCTGCTCAATGAGCTTCTGCCTCACCAAAGAGAGGATGCAGTGAATTCTCTTGCCTACGAGGCCGAGGCTCGAGTCCGAGACCCGGTCTACGGTTGCATTGGAGCCATCTCCTTCCTCCAAAGGCAAATCCATAGGCTCCAAAAGGAACTCGACGCTGCGAATGTCGACCTAATTCGGTACGCATGCAACGAGATCCCTGATGGCGGAGCGAGTCATGTGGTTCAGCCAATCCCCGACCTACGCCCGAGGGCTTTGGATCAGTATCATACAAGAATTCTTGGGAATGAAGGGTCATCAAGTGGATATTATAATCAACATCCTCCTGCTTTCCCTATGGGCTATCCACTTCCTTGGAATGAAAACTCTTCTGGAAATAACATCAATGAAGGAGGAAGGGATGACAATATTTGA